Proteins from a single region of Stutzerimonas stutzeri:
- the radA gene encoding DNA repair protein RadA: MAKAKRMYGCTECGSTFPKWAGQCGDCGAWNTLVETIIEGAAPPSGRAGWAGEQANIRTLAEVSVEEVPRFSTASGELDRVLGGGLVDGSVVLIGGDPGIGKSTILLQTLCAIAQQYPALYVTGEESQQQVAMRARRLDLPQDKLKVMTETCIESIIATARLEKPKVMVIDSIQTIFTEQLQSAPGGVAQVRESAALLVRFAKQSGTAIFLVGHVTKEGALAGPRVLEHMVDTVLYFEGESDGRLRLLRAVKNRFGAVNELGVFGMTDKGLKEVTNPSAIFLTRAQEAVPGSVVMATWEGTRPMLVEVQALVDTSHLANPRRVTLGLDQNRLAMLLAVLHRHGSIPTYDQDVFINVVGGVKVLETAADLALMAAVISSLRNRPLDTDLLVFGEVGLSGEIRPVPSGQERLKEAAKHGFKRAIVPKGNAPKEAPAGLQIIAVTRLEQALDALFE; this comes from the coding sequence ATGGCCAAGGCCAAGCGCATGTATGGCTGCACCGAATGCGGCTCGACCTTTCCGAAATGGGCCGGCCAGTGCGGTGATTGCGGTGCCTGGAACACACTGGTGGAAACCATCATCGAGGGCGCGGCACCACCCTCCGGCCGCGCAGGCTGGGCAGGCGAGCAGGCCAACATCCGGACCTTGGCCGAAGTCAGCGTCGAAGAAGTACCGCGCTTTTCCACCGCTTCCGGCGAGCTGGACCGCGTACTCGGCGGGGGGCTAGTGGACGGATCGGTGGTGCTGATCGGCGGTGATCCAGGCATCGGCAAGTCGACCATCTTGCTGCAGACGCTTTGCGCCATCGCCCAGCAATACCCGGCGCTCTACGTGACCGGCGAGGAATCCCAGCAGCAGGTGGCCATGCGTGCGCGCCGCCTTGACCTGCCGCAGGACAAGCTCAAGGTGATGACCGAGACCTGCATCGAATCAATCATCGCCACCGCGCGACTGGAAAAGCCCAAGGTGATGGTGATCGACTCGATCCAGACCATCTTCACCGAGCAGCTGCAATCGGCGCCGGGAGGTGTCGCCCAAGTGCGCGAGAGCGCCGCGCTGCTGGTTCGCTTCGCCAAGCAGAGCGGCACGGCCATCTTCCTGGTCGGCCACGTCACCAAGGAAGGCGCCCTCGCCGGCCCGCGCGTGCTCGAACACATGGTCGACACGGTGCTGTATTTCGAGGGTGAATCGGATGGCCGCCTGCGCCTGCTGCGTGCGGTGAAGAACCGCTTCGGTGCGGTCAATGAGCTGGGCGTGTTCGGCATGACCGACAAGGGCCTGAAGGAAGTCACCAACCCCTCGGCGATCTTCCTCACCCGCGCCCAGGAAGCGGTGCCCGGCAGTGTGGTCATGGCGACCTGGGAAGGGACCCGGCCAATGCTGGTGGAGGTGCAGGCACTGGTCGACACCAGTCACCTGGCCAACCCGCGCCGTGTCACCCTGGGCCTGGACCAGAACCGCCTGGCCATGCTGCTTGCTGTGCTGCACCGCCATGGCAGCATTCCGACCTATGACCAGGACGTGTTCATCAACGTGGTCGGTGGCGTGAAGGTACTGGAAACCGCGGCGGACCTGGCCCTGATGGCCGCAGTCATTTCCAGTCTGCGCAATCGGCCACTGGATACCGATCTGCTGGTGTTCGGTGAGGTGGGGCTGTCCGGCGAAATCCGCCCGGTGCCAAGCGGCCAGGAACGGCTGAAGGAAGCCGCCAAACACGGCTTCAAGCGCGCCATCGTCCCCAAGGGCAATGCGCCGAAGGAGGCGCCTGCCGGTTTGCAGATCATCGCCGTGACGCGTCTGGAGCAGGCGCTCGACGCATTGTTCGAGTGA
- the glyA gene encoding serine hydroxymethyltransferase, translating to MFSRDLTLARFDADLFAAMEQEAKRQEDHIELIASENYTSPAVMEAQGSVLTNKYAEGYPGKRYYGGCEYVDVVEQLAIDRAKELFGADYANVQPHAGSQANAAVYLALLQAGDTILGMSLAHGGHLTHGASVSSSGKLYNAVQYGINDQGLIDYDEVERLAVEHKPKMIVAGFSAYSQLLDFARFREIADKVGAYLFVDMAHVAGLVAAGVYPNPVPFADVVTTTTHKTLRGPRGGLILARANAEIEKKLNSAVFPGAQGGPLEHVIAAKAVCFKEALQSEFKAYQQQVVKNAQAMAEVFIQRGFDVVSGGTKNHLFLLSLIKQDITGKDADAALGNAHITVNKNSVPNDPRSPFVTSGLRIGTPAVTTRGFGETECRDLAGWICDILDNMGDESVIDAVRGKVEAVCAKFPVYGN from the coding sequence ATGTTCAGCCGTGATTTGACCCTCGCCCGTTTCGACGCCGATCTCTTCGCTGCCATGGAGCAGGAAGCCAAGCGTCAGGAAGACCACATCGAGCTGATCGCCTCGGAGAACTACACCAGCCCAGCGGTGATGGAAGCTCAGGGATCGGTACTGACCAACAAGTATGCCGAAGGCTACCCGGGCAAGCGCTACTACGGCGGTTGCGAATACGTCGACGTGGTCGAGCAACTGGCCATCGATCGCGCCAAGGAACTGTTCGGCGCCGATTACGCCAACGTTCAGCCGCATGCCGGCTCCCAGGCCAACGCCGCTGTTTACCTGGCGCTGTTGCAGGCTGGCGATACCATTCTCGGCATGAGCCTGGCCCACGGTGGTCACCTGACCCACGGCGCCAGCGTTTCCTCGTCCGGCAAGCTGTACAACGCCGTGCAGTACGGCATCAACGATCAAGGCCTGATCGATTACGACGAAGTCGAGCGTCTGGCCGTCGAGCACAAGCCGAAGATGATCGTTGCCGGTTTCTCCGCTTACTCCCAGCTGCTGGACTTCGCCCGTTTCCGTGAGATCGCCGATAAGGTAGGTGCCTACCTGTTCGTCGATATGGCCCACGTGGCTGGTCTGGTTGCCGCTGGCGTATACCCGAACCCGGTACCGTTTGCCGACGTCGTCACCACCACGACCCACAAGACCCTGCGCGGTCCGCGCGGCGGCCTGATCCTGGCGCGTGCCAACGCCGAGATCGAGAAGAAACTCAACTCTGCCGTTTTCCCCGGTGCCCAGGGTGGCCCGCTGGAGCATGTCATTGCCGCCAAGGCCGTGTGCTTCAAGGAAGCGCTGCAGTCCGAGTTCAAGGCCTACCAGCAGCAGGTCGTGAAGAACGCACAGGCCATGGCCGAAGTGTTCATCCAGCGCGGCTTCGACGTGGTTTCCGGCGGCACCAAAAACCACCTGTTCCTGCTCAGCCTGATCAAACAGGACATCACCGGTAAGGATGCGGATGCTGCCCTGGGCAACGCGCACATCACCGTGAACAAGAACAGCGTGCCGAACGACCCGCGTTCGCCGTTCGTGACTTCCGGTCTGCGCATTGGCACCCCGGCTGTCACCACTCGCGGCTTCGGCGAAACCGAGTGCCGTGATCTGGCCGGCTGGATCTGCGACATCCTCGACAACATGGGCGACGAGTCGGTGATCGACGCGGTCCGTGGCAAGGTCGAAGCGGTCTGCGCCAAGTTCCCGGTATACGGCAACTAA
- a CDS encoding CopD family protein, whose translation MRHLLFLHLLGASVWVGGHLVLLFSVLPGALRRRDVQSVRQFEQLYERVGIPALLVQIVSGLWLASLWLPHGQWFDSSPMANLVQAKLVLLGFTALLGAHARLALIPKLDAQRLPQLGLHIVLITLTAVAFVWVGSGFRFGGLF comes from the coding sequence ATGCGACATCTGTTGTTTCTGCACCTGCTAGGCGCCAGTGTCTGGGTGGGCGGGCATCTGGTACTGCTATTCAGTGTGCTGCCGGGTGCCCTGCGTCGCCGCGATGTGCAATCGGTACGCCAGTTCGAACAACTCTACGAGCGCGTCGGGATACCTGCGCTGCTGGTGCAGATCGTCAGCGGGCTCTGGCTGGCCAGCCTCTGGCTGCCCCATGGGCAATGGTTCGATTCGTCGCCCATGGCGAATCTGGTGCAAGCCAAGCTGGTACTGCTCGGATTTACCGCGCTGCTCGGCGCGCATGCGCGGCTGGCACTGATTCCCAAGCTGGATGCGCAGCGCCTGCCGCAACTGGGGCTGCACATCGTGCTGATCACCCTGACTGCGGTTGCCTTCGTCTGGGTCGGCTCCGGGTTCCGCTTCGGTGGTTTGTTCTAG
- the siaD gene encoding biofilm regulation diguanylate cyclase SiaD: MRGPSPLEHEVATLLTDPEFEGHPLKEALSQLWGAHHDLLGRIERIARVSDGYQSIARERELSLAARFDKQLRQLEKIARISDRYQMMMHDLNASLREASTLDSLTGIANRRLLTERLREESDRAKRYARPLTLVMLDIDRFKVINDEHGHEVGDRVLIEVVRVMEAEIREQDLCGRWGGEEFLIVMPECTAQTAWAVMRRLGDSIAALGVRVNDELLGVTASMGVAELHLDETYSSTINRADIALLRAKRSGRNRCELSE, from the coding sequence ATGCGTGGGCCATCGCCGCTAGAGCACGAGGTTGCAACCCTCCTGACTGATCCGGAGTTCGAGGGTCATCCGCTGAAGGAAGCCCTGAGCCAGCTGTGGGGCGCCCACCATGACCTGCTCGGTCGCATCGAGCGGATTGCCCGCGTATCGGACGGCTATCAGAGCATCGCTCGCGAGCGCGAGCTAAGCCTGGCGGCTCGCTTCGACAAGCAGCTAAGGCAGCTGGAAAAGATCGCGCGCATTTCCGACCGCTACCAAATGATGATGCACGACCTGAACGCCTCCCTGCGCGAAGCCTCGACACTCGACTCGCTGACCGGCATCGCCAATCGCCGACTGCTGACCGAACGGCTGCGCGAGGAAAGCGACCGCGCCAAACGCTACGCGCGACCACTTACGCTGGTCATGCTGGACATCGATCGTTTCAAGGTCATCAACGACGAACACGGCCACGAGGTAGGTGACCGTGTACTGATCGAAGTGGTCCGGGTGATGGAGGCAGAGATTCGCGAACAGGACCTGTGCGGCCGCTGGGGCGGTGAAGAGTTTCTGATCGTAATGCCCGAATGCACGGCACAAACCGCCTGGGCCGTCATGCGCCGCCTGGGAGATAGCATCGCGGCGCTCGGCGTCCGGGTGAACGACGAGCTGCTTGGTGTGACCGCCAGCATGGGCGTCGCGGAGCTGCATCTGGACGAGACTTATTCGAGCACCATAAATCGCGCCGACATCGCGCTATTGCGTGCCAAGCGCAGTGGCCGTAATCGCTGCGAGTTGTCCGAGTAA
- the siaC gene encoding biofilm regulation phosphoprotein SiaC has translation MNDFSIPGSQSTPAIQSDWEKGIVSMQGDSYPENSYELFHQVYEWIERFLGEAGHPLSLELRLLYLNTSSIKAMMDIFDLLEAAYQEGRQVAVNWYYDIRNERVVELAEEFKEDCTFPFSILSHD, from the coding sequence ATGAACGACTTTTCTATCCCCGGCAGCCAGTCCACCCCCGCCATCCAGTCCGACTGGGAGAAAGGCATTGTCTCGATGCAGGGCGATTCTTACCCCGAAAACTCTTATGAGCTGTTCCATCAGGTCTACGAGTGGATCGAGCGCTTCCTTGGCGAAGCCGGGCATCCGCTCAGCCTCGAACTCCGCTTGCTGTATCTGAACACCAGCAGCATCAAAGCGATGATGGACATTTTCGACCTGCTTGAAGCGGCCTATCAGGAAGGCCGTCAGGTTGCAGTCAATTGGTACTACGACATCCGCAACGAGCGCGTGGTAGAACTGGCCGAAGAGTTCAAGGAAGACTGCACCTTCCCCTTCTCCATCCTGAGTCACGACTGA
- the ettA gene encoding energy-dependent translational throttle protein EttA, whose amino-acid sequence MAQYVYTMHRLSKVVPPKREILKNISLSFFPGAKIGVLGLNGAGKSTLLRIMAGVDTEFDGEARAMPGINVGYLPQEPQLDPEKTVREIVEEAVGVIKDAQARLDAVYAAYAEPDADFDALAAEQAKLEAILQASDGHNLERQLEVAADALRLPAWDAKVAHLSGGEKRRVALCRLLLSAPDMLLLDEPTNHLDADSVAWLERFLHDFPGTVVAITHDRYFLDNVAGWILELDRGAGIPYEGNYSGWLEAKSARLAQESKQQSAHEKAMKEELEWVRKGAKARQSKSKARLQRFEEMQSQEFQKRAETNEIYIPAGPRLGDKVIEFKNVTKGYGDRVLVEGLSFSVPKGAIVGVIGGNGAGKSTLFRMLMGKETPDSGSIEIGDTVQLACVDQSRDDLDGGKTVWEAVSDGLDQIRIGNYEVPSRGYVGRFNFKGADQQKFVKDLSGGERGRLHLALTLKQGANVLLLDEPSNDLDVETLRSLEEALLDFPGSAIVISHDRWFLDRVATHILSYEDDGVVFFEGNYTEYEADRKKRLGEAASQPHRVKYKKLAQ is encoded by the coding sequence ATGGCTCAATACGTCTACACCATGCACCGGCTGAGCAAGGTCGTTCCGCCGAAGCGCGAGATCCTCAAGAACATTTCCCTGTCGTTCTTCCCAGGCGCCAAGATCGGTGTGCTCGGTCTGAACGGCGCCGGTAAATCCACCCTGCTGCGCATCATGGCCGGCGTCGACACCGAGTTCGACGGCGAGGCCCGCGCCATGCCGGGCATCAATGTCGGCTACCTGCCGCAGGAGCCGCAGCTCGATCCGGAAAAGACCGTGCGCGAAATCGTCGAGGAGGCGGTTGGTGTGATCAAGGACGCCCAGGCCCGCCTGGATGCCGTCTACGCCGCCTACGCCGAGCCGGATGCCGACTTCGATGCGCTGGCTGCCGAGCAGGCCAAGCTCGAAGCGATCCTGCAGGCATCCGACGGCCATAACCTGGAACGCCAGCTGGAAGTCGCCGCCGATGCACTGCGTCTGCCGGCCTGGGATGCCAAGGTCGCGCACCTGTCTGGCGGAGAGAAGCGCCGCGTCGCCCTCTGCCGCCTGCTGCTGTCCGCACCGGACATGCTGCTGCTGGACGAACCGACCAACCACCTGGACGCCGACTCGGTGGCCTGGCTGGAGCGCTTCCTCCATGACTTCCCGGGCACCGTGGTAGCGATCACCCACGACCGTTACTTCCTCGACAACGTCGCCGGCTGGATTCTCGAGCTCGACCGCGGCGCGGGCATCCCGTACGAAGGCAACTATTCCGGCTGGCTGGAGGCCAAATCGGCCCGTCTGGCTCAGGAATCCAAGCAGCAGTCGGCTCATGAAAAGGCCATGAAAGAAGAACTGGAGTGGGTGCGCAAAGGCGCCAAGGCCCGCCAGTCCAAGTCCAAGGCTCGCCTGCAGCGCTTCGAGGAAATGCAGTCGCAGGAATTTCAGAAACGCGCCGAGACCAACGAGATCTACATCCCAGCCGGCCCGCGTCTGGGTGACAAGGTCATTGAATTCAAGAACGTCACCAAAGGCTACGGCGACCGCGTATTGGTCGAAGGCCTGTCATTCAGCGTGCCGAAAGGCGCCATCGTGGGCGTGATCGGTGGTAACGGTGCCGGTAAGTCGACCCTGTTCCGCATGCTGATGGGCAAGGAAACACCGGATTCCGGCAGCATCGAAATCGGCGACACCGTGCAGTTGGCCTGCGTGGACCAGAGCCGCGACGACCTGGACGGAGGCAAGACCGTATGGGAAGCCGTCTCCGACGGTCTAGACCAGATTCGCATTGGCAACTACGAGGTGCCATCGCGCGGTTACGTCGGCCGCTTCAACTTCAAGGGCGCCGACCAGCAGAAGTTCGTCAAGGACCTTTCCGGTGGTGAACGTGGACGCCTGCACCTGGCGCTTACCCTCAAGCAGGGCGCCAACGTATTGCTGCTCGACGAACCGTCCAACGACCTCGACGTGGAAACCCTGCGTTCGCTGGAAGAAGCGCTGCTGGACTTCCCCGGCTCAGCCATCGTGATCTCCCACGACCGCTGGTTCCTCGACCGCGTTGCCACCCACATCCTGTCCTACGAGGACGACGGCGTGGTGTTCTTCGAAGGCAACTACACCGAGTACGAAGCCGACCGCAAGAAGCGCCTCGGCGAGGCTGCCTCCCAGCCGCACCGCGTTAAGTACAAAAAGCTGGCGCAGTAA
- the mscL gene encoding large-conductance mechanosensitive channel protein MscL has translation MSLINEFKAFAVRGNVVDMAVGIVIGAAFGKIVSSFVDGVIMPPLGLLIGGVDFSDLAIVLKDAVGDAPAVLLRYGSFIQTVVDFLIIAFAIFMAIKAINHLKRKEAEAPSAPPAPSKEELLLTEIRDLLREQKSN, from the coding sequence ATGAGTCTGATCAACGAATTCAAGGCGTTTGCCGTGCGGGGAAATGTCGTCGACATGGCCGTGGGAATCGTCATCGGCGCTGCGTTCGGCAAGATCGTCTCGTCGTTCGTCGATGGCGTGATCATGCCTCCACTGGGCTTGCTCATTGGTGGCGTGGACTTTTCCGATCTGGCAATAGTGCTCAAGGATGCGGTAGGTGATGCGCCGGCGGTGCTACTTCGCTATGGGTCGTTCATTCAAACGGTGGTGGACTTCCTGATCATTGCCTTCGCCATCTTCATGGCGATCAAAGCCATCAATCATCTGAAGCGCAAGGAAGCAGAAGCGCCATCCGCACCGCCTGCGCCTTCCAAGGAAGAGCTGCTGCTGACCGAGATTCGGGACTTGCTCAGGGAGCAGAAGAGTAACTGA
- a CDS encoding YdcH family protein, translating into MHVEHHPLIKDFPEKREQLQKLRQEDPAFARKADEYEALDKRICRVEDGVETLDDSALNALKQERVAMKDDIARDIKRASGSCCGGCCG; encoded by the coding sequence ATGCACGTCGAACATCACCCACTGATCAAGGATTTCCCTGAGAAACGCGAGCAGTTGCAGAAACTGCGTCAGGAAGATCCGGCCTTCGCCCGCAAGGCGGACGAATACGAAGCGCTGGACAAGCGCATCTGCCGCGTCGAAGACGGTGTCGAAACCCTAGACGACAGCGCGCTCAATGCCCTCAAGCAGGAGCGCGTGGCAATGAAGGACGACATCGCCCGCGACATCAAGCGCGCCTCGGGCAGCTGCTGCGGCGGTTGCTGCGGCTGA
- a CDS encoding methyltransferase family protein has protein sequence MFKRATGVILPPPVIYVLFLAAAWLLEWLIPIALPQNLWTHYIGWGLIDAGVLLMLWAGLLMLWRKTTVNPYGKPARLLEEGPFRISRNPIYLADSLIYCGIALLWGSLWPWLLLPAVVISMQRGVIVHEERLLTQLFGDDYRRYCGRVRRWL, from the coding sequence ATGTTCAAGCGTGCCACCGGCGTGATTTTGCCTCCGCCCGTCATCTATGTGTTGTTCCTCGCAGCCGCGTGGTTGCTTGAGTGGCTTATACCCATCGCGCTACCGCAGAACCTCTGGACCCATTACATCGGTTGGGGGCTGATCGATGCCGGCGTATTGCTGATGCTCTGGGCCGGATTGCTGATGCTCTGGCGCAAAACAACAGTCAACCCTTATGGCAAGCCCGCAAGGCTGTTGGAAGAGGGGCCGTTCCGTATCTCGCGCAACCCGATCTATCTGGCGGACAGTCTGATCTACTGCGGCATCGCTCTGCTGTGGGGATCGCTGTGGCCGTGGCTGCTGCTGCCGGCCGTGGTCATCAGCATGCAGCGTGGTGTAATCGTGCATGAAGAGCGCCTGCTTACGCAGCTGTTCGGTGATGACTATCGCCGTTACTGTGGGCGAGTCCGCCGCTGGTTGTGA
- the siaB gene encoding biofilm regulation protein kinase SiaB has product MAPIDMFAMRECYNQQQIMLCFNGPISRSLIEEIGNALRNYMAEEQAHPSSAMDVFAVYIEMTQNIRHYTREKNWSDQQAGATVVVARDDVGRYVVSAGNLIETADGQLLLTAVAELAQKDKAGLKALYKEQLRKPRDEHVTSGAGLGLIDIARKSSEPLKASLQPVSDELSFISLSAVI; this is encoded by the coding sequence ATGGCCCCCATTGACATGTTCGCGATGCGCGAATGCTACAACCAGCAACAGATCATGCTGTGCTTCAACGGCCCCATCTCACGCAGCCTGATCGAAGAAATCGGCAACGCGCTGCGCAACTACATGGCCGAAGAGCAGGCACATCCATCTTCGGCGATGGACGTGTTCGCCGTGTACATCGAAATGACGCAGAACATCCGCCACTACACCCGCGAGAAGAACTGGTCCGATCAGCAGGCCGGCGCAACGGTCGTCGTCGCCCGTGATGATGTAGGCAGGTACGTGGTATCGGCCGGCAACCTTATCGAAACCGCCGACGGCCAACTGCTGCTTACCGCCGTCGCTGAGCTGGCGCAAAAGGACAAGGCCGGACTCAAAGCCCTGTACAAAGAACAGTTACGCAAACCTCGCGACGAACATGTGACCTCCGGCGCCGGCCTCGGCCTGATCGATATCGCACGCAAGTCCAGCGAGCCGCTCAAGGCCTCGCTGCAGCCGGTTTCCGACGAGCTTTCCTTCATTAGCCTGAGCGCCGTCATCTGA
- a CDS encoding cytochrome-c peroxidase, which yields MRPSLTLLLSSLLFTSAANADELRERANAIFKPIPDKVTEVRGQKVSEDQAVLGHKLWFDPRLSSSHVISCNTCHNLSIGGSDNVPTSIGHGWQKGPRNSPTVLNAVFNAAQFWDGRAKDLQEQAKGPVQASVEMNSTPERVVSTLKSIPAYAAEFKKAFPKDKDPVSFDNMAYALEAFEVTLTTPNSPFDRFLKGEDKALDDKQKQGLALFMDAGCSACHNGVNLGGQGYFPFGVIKRPGAEVLPVGDKGRFAVTNTASDEYVFRAAPLRNVALTPPYFHSGEVWELEEAVAIMGDSQLGRQLNKDEVSAITAFLHSVTGEQPQVAYPILPASTATTPKPE from the coding sequence ATGCGCCCTTCCCTCACCCTATTGCTTAGCAGCCTACTGTTTACCAGCGCAGCGAACGCTGATGAACTGCGCGAACGAGCCAATGCCATTTTCAAACCTATCCCCGACAAAGTCACCGAAGTCCGCGGCCAGAAAGTCAGCGAAGACCAAGCTGTACTCGGTCACAAACTCTGGTTTGACCCGCGCCTCTCCAGCAGCCACGTCATCAGCTGCAACACTTGCCACAACCTGAGCATCGGCGGCAGCGACAACGTGCCGACCTCGATCGGTCACGGCTGGCAAAAAGGCCCGCGCAACTCACCCACCGTGCTGAACGCAGTGTTCAACGCCGCGCAGTTCTGGGACGGTCGTGCCAAGGACCTGCAGGAGCAGGCCAAAGGCCCGGTGCAGGCGAGCGTGGAAATGAACAGCACACCAGAGCGCGTCGTCTCCACGCTCAAGAGCATTCCGGCGTATGCCGCCGAGTTCAAGAAAGCCTTTCCCAAGGACAAGGATCCGGTCAGCTTCGACAACATGGCCTACGCCCTGGAAGCCTTCGAGGTCACGCTGACTACGCCAAACTCGCCGTTCGACCGTTTCCTCAAGGGTGAGGACAAGGCACTGGACGACAAGCAGAAGCAAGGCCTGGCGTTATTCATGGATGCTGGATGCTCTGCCTGCCACAACGGGGTAAACCTCGGTGGTCAGGGTTACTTCCCCTTCGGTGTGATCAAGAGGCCAGGAGCCGAGGTGCTGCCAGTAGGCGACAAGGGGCGCTTCGCAGTGACCAACACGGCAAGCGACGAATACGTGTTCCGCGCCGCACCGTTGCGCAACGTCGCGCTGACCCCACCTTACTTCCACAGCGGCGAGGTCTGGGAGCTTGAAGAAGCGGTTGCGATCATGGGCGACAGCCAACTGGGTCGTCAGCTCAACAAAGATGAAGTCAGCGCCATCACCGCATTCCTGCACAGCGTAACCGGCGAACAGCCACAAGTGGCCTACCCGATCCTCCCTGCCAGCACAGCGACCACTCCAAAGCCTGAGTGA
- a CDS encoding PilZ domain-containing protein, giving the protein MSDTPSDRRRFQRIEFDAATELVQGDRRWPVELHDLSLKGLLVRRPDGWDADASQPFAAQVRLADDAEVRMEVAMAHEEGDLIGFVCQHIDLDSIAHLRRLVELNLGDEALLERELAALGGE; this is encoded by the coding sequence ATGAGTGATACCCCAAGTGATCGCAGGCGCTTCCAGCGCATCGAGTTCGATGCTGCCACCGAGCTGGTCCAGGGCGACCGTCGCTGGCCGGTCGAGCTGCATGATTTGTCGCTGAAAGGCCTGCTGGTTCGTCGCCCCGACGGCTGGGATGCCGATGCGTCGCAACCGTTCGCAGCCCAGGTGCGCCTGGCCGACGATGCCGAGGTACGCATGGAGGTGGCGATGGCCCACGAAGAGGGCGATCTGATCGGTTTCGTCTGCCAGCACATCGATCTCGACTCAATTGCCCACCTGCGGCGCCTGGTCGAGCTCAACTTGGGCGACGAAGCACTGCTGGAGCGCGAGCTGGCCGCACTTGGCGGCGAGTAG
- the gdhA gene encoding NADP-specific glutamate dehydrogenase, with protein sequence MFETVDAFLARLKQRDPHQPEFHQAVEEVVRSLWPFLEANPHYMQAGIIERMVEPERSIIFRVPWVDDQGRVQVNRGFRIQMNSAIGPYKGGLRFHPSVNIGVLKFLAFEQVFKNSLTSLPMGGGKGGSDFNPKGKSDNEVMRFCQSFMTELYRHIGADLDVPAGDIGVGGREIGFLFGQYKRLSNQFTSVLTGKGLAYGGSLIRPEATGYGCVYFAEEMLKSSHSSFDGKRVAISGSGNVAQYAAQKVMELGGRVVSLSDSGGTLHFADGMTAEQWTYLMDLKNVRRGRLEEMGTHFGVTYLADQRPWSLPCDIALPCATQNELDGEDARALLKNGCICVAEGANMPSTLEAVDLFLEAGILYAPGKASNAGGVACSGLEMSQNAMRLHWTAGEVDTKLHGIMQSIHHACVAHGEENGRINYVKGANIAGFVKVADAMLAQGVV encoded by the coding sequence ATGTTCGAAACCGTTGATGCCTTTCTCGCCCGACTGAAGCAACGTGACCCCCATCAACCCGAGTTCCACCAGGCGGTGGAAGAAGTGGTTCGCAGCCTCTGGCCCTTCCTCGAAGCCAATCCGCATTACATGCAGGCCGGCATCATCGAGCGCATGGTCGAGCCGGAGCGCTCGATCATCTTCCGCGTACCCTGGGTCGACGATCAGGGCCGTGTGCAGGTCAATCGCGGCTTCCGCATCCAGATGAACAGCGCCATCGGCCCATACAAAGGTGGTCTGCGCTTCCATCCGTCGGTGAACATCGGCGTACTCAAGTTCCTCGCCTTCGAACAGGTCTTCAAAAACTCCCTGACCTCGCTGCCCATGGGCGGCGGCAAGGGTGGCTCGGACTTCAACCCCAAGGGCAAGAGCGACAACGAAGTGATGCGCTTCTGCCAGTCGTTCATGACCGAGCTGTACCGCCACATCGGCGCGGATCTCGACGTGCCGGCCGGTGACATCGGCGTCGGCGGCCGCGAGATCGGCTTCCTCTTCGGCCAGTACAAGCGCCTGTCCAACCAGTTCACCTCCGTCCTGACCGGCAAGGGCCTGGCCTATGGCGGCAGCCTGATCCGCCCGGAAGCCACCGGCTACGGCTGCGTGTACTTCGCCGAGGAAATGCTCAAGAGCAGCCACAGCAGCTTCGACGGCAAGCGCGTGGCGATCTCCGGTTCCGGCAACGTCGCGCAGTACGCGGCGCAGAAAGTCATGGAACTGGGTGGCCGGGTCGTCTCGCTGTCCGACTCGGGCGGCACCCTGCACTTCGCGGACGGCATGACCGCCGAGCAGTGGACATACCTGATGGACCTGAAGAACGTCCGTCGCGGTCGCCTCGAGGAGATGGGCACGCACTTCGGCGTCACCTACCTGGCCGATCAGCGTCCGTGGAGCCTGCCGTGCGATATCGCCCTGCCCTGCGCTACGCAGAACGAACTGGATGGCGAAGACGCCCGCGCGCTGCTGAAGAACGGCTGCATCTGCGTGGCCGAAGGCGCGAACATGCCGTCGACCCTGGAAGCGGTGGACCTGTTCCTCGAGGCCGGCATCCTCTACGCACCGGGCAAGGCTTCCAACGCCGGCGGCGTGGCCTGTAGCGGTCTGGAAATGAGCCAGAACGCCATGCGCCTGCACTGGACCGCCGGCGAGGTGGATACCAAGCTGCACGGCATCATGCAGTCGATCCACCACGCCTGCGTCGCCCACGGCGAGGAGAACGGTCGGATCAACTACGTGAAAGGCGCCAATATCGCCGGCTTCGTCAAGGTCGCCGATGCCATGCTGGCCCAAGGCGTCGTGTAA